AGGACAAACAGCAGCAAGGCCAGCAGGATCGAGCACGGCCAGCCGGCCAGCGTTAGCGCCAGCCACGCCGGTGCCATGGCAATCAGCAGGAAATAGCCAAGGCAGCTGCCAAGTACCAGCAAGCTTAGCCAGGCGCTATGGGAGATCCGGAGGAAGGGTTTCATGGCAGCGGACATCATGATATTGCGCTGGTGGAGGAGGCCGGTGCCGGCACATCCCCCCCGGCGTGGCGACTATTTCTGCCAGTAGGTTTTGACATTAACGAACTCATACAGACCGAACTCGGACAGCTCGCGGCCATAACCCGACGCCTTCACGCCACCAAAGGGTAGGCGCAGGTCCGAGCTGGTGTGCCGGTTGATGAACACACTGCCCACTTCCAGCTGGCGCGCCAGCGCCCAGCCGTGGGCGGTGTCGGCGGTATAGATGGATGCCCCCAGCCCGAACGGCGTGTCATTGGCCAGGCGGATGGCATCGGCTTCGTCGCGGGCGCGCAGAATGCTGGCTACCGGGCCGAATACTTCTTCGTGATAGACCCGGCAGCGATCCGATACATGGTCCAGCACCGTGGCCGGATAGAAAAAGCCCGGTGCTGGCGGCAACTGGCCGCCCAGCAGTAACTGCGCACCCTGATGACAGGCATCCATGACTTGCGCATGCAATGCCTCGCGCAGGTCGGCACGCGTCAGCGGTGACAGGGTGGTGGCCGGGTCGCGCGGATCTCCTGGCTGCAGCTTGCTGGCCGCTGCGACAAAGGCTGCGACAAAAGCTTCGGCAATTTCCGGGACCACGATCATGCGCTTGGCGGCATTGCAGCTTTGGCCGGCATCACGGAAACGCGAATTGACCGCGTCCTGCGCGGCGGCCTCGATATCGGCATCGGCCAGTACGATGAAGGGATTGCTGCCACCCAGTTCCAGCACGGTCTTTTTCAGATGCTTGCCGGCCAGGCTGGCGATGATGCGTCCGGTATGCGTGGAGCCGGTAAAGGCCACGGCGTCGCTGCGGCGGATGGCTTCCTCGACCAGGTCGTGGTCAATCCAGGCAATATCCAGACAGTCCAGTCCGGCGGCATGAACCAGTTCCAGCAGGCGCTGGGTACATTGCGGTACCGATGGTGCGGGTTTGACCAGGCAGGTATTGCCAGCCATCAGTGCGGGTACGGCAAAGCGCAGCAATTGCCAGATGGGATAATTCCACGGCATTACTGCCAGTACGCAACCCAGAGCCTCGAAAGCCACCCCGCTCTGACTGGCCTGGGTCGGTATGGATTGGGGTGCCAGCAGGGCTGGTGCCAGTTCGGCGTAGTAGCGG
The sequence above is drawn from the Aquitalea denitrificans genome and encodes:
- a CDS encoding DUF485 domain-containing protein codes for the protein MKPFLRISHSAWLSLLVLGSCLGYFLLIAMAPAWLALTLAGWPCSILLALLLFVLFFLITLLHIRAAERKP
- a CDS encoding aldehyde dehydrogenase family protein, whose product is MNAFTSCNPATAEVVFTRPGWSRDRLDLALSQLKNAQIRWAALSVSQRAERLLQLAMQLEAKREELAALVTLEVGKRTAECLAEIDKSAQLIRYYAELAPALLAPQSIPTQASQSGVAFEALGCVLAVMPWNYPIWQLLRFAVPALMAGNTCLVKPAPSVPQCTQRLLELVHAAGLDCLDIAWIDHDLVEEAIRRSDAVAFTGSTHTGRIIASLAGKHLKKTVLELGGSNPFIVLADADIEAAAQDAVNSRFRDAGQSCNAAKRMIVVPEIAEAFVAAFVAAASKLQPGDPRDPATTLSPLTRADLREALHAQVMDACHQGAQLLLGGQLPPAPGFFYPATVLDHVSDRCRVYHEEVFGPVASILRARDEADAIRLANDTPFGLGASIYTADTAHGWALARQLEVGSVFINRHTSSDLRLPFGGVKASGYGRELSEFGLYEFVNVKTYWQK